A single genomic interval of Brevundimonas diminuta harbors:
- a CDS encoding glycine C-acetyltransferase: MTQSFYDRVAGELSEIDAQGLTKPERIIASRQGPVIQVAGRDVLNFCANNYLGLAGDERVTQAGMAAQAKWGAGTASVRFICGTLEIHKELEAAIAAYLGFEDAILFAAAFDANGGLFEPLLGENDAIVSDSLNHASIIDGVRLCKAKRYRFANSDMDELESRLKEARAAGARDIIIATDGAFSMDGYIAKLDEIRVLADRYDALIMVDDCHATGFLGPQGKGSFAHHGVEVDFVTGTFGKALGGAMGGFICARKSVVELLKQRARPYLFSNALAPAVCGSSLEAIRIAQGSEGDALRTRLSANAHRYRGAMSDAGFTLLDGEHPIVPVMLGDAKLAQDFAARALELGVYVIGFSFPVVPRGQARIRTQMSAAHSFDQIDRTVEVFTQAGRELGVI, encoded by the coding sequence ATGACCCAGAGCTTCTACGACCGCGTCGCTGGCGAACTGTCCGAGATCGACGCCCAGGGCCTGACCAAGCCCGAACGCATCATCGCCTCGCGCCAGGGGCCTGTGATCCAGGTCGCCGGACGCGACGTGTTGAACTTCTGCGCTAACAACTATCTTGGCCTGGCCGGCGACGAGCGCGTGACCCAGGCCGGGATGGCGGCGCAAGCGAAGTGGGGCGCGGGCACCGCGTCCGTGCGCTTCATCTGCGGCACGCTGGAGATCCACAAGGAACTGGAAGCGGCGATCGCCGCCTATCTCGGTTTCGAGGACGCCATCCTGTTCGCCGCCGCCTTCGACGCCAACGGCGGTCTGTTCGAGCCGCTGCTGGGCGAGAACGACGCCATCGTCTCCGACAGCCTGAACCACGCCTCGATCATCGACGGAGTTCGGCTGTGCAAGGCCAAACGCTATCGGTTCGCCAACTCCGACATGGACGAGTTGGAAAGCCGTCTGAAGGAGGCCCGCGCGGCCGGCGCACGCGACATCATCATCGCCACCGACGGCGCCTTCTCGATGGACGGCTATATCGCCAAGCTGGACGAGATCCGGGTGCTGGCCGACAGATACGACGCCCTGATCATGGTCGACGACTGCCACGCGACCGGCTTCCTGGGTCCGCAAGGCAAGGGCTCGTTCGCCCATCACGGGGTCGAGGTCGATTTCGTCACCGGCACCTTCGGCAAGGCCTTGGGCGGCGCCATGGGCGGCTTCATCTGCGCCAGGAAGTCTGTGGTCGAACTGCTGAAACAGCGGGCGCGGCCCTATCTGTTCTCCAACGCCCTGGCGCCAGCGGTCTGTGGCTCCAGCCTGGAGGCGATCCGTATCGCGCAAGGGTCGGAGGGCGATGCGTTGCGCACCCGTCTGTCGGCCAACGCCCATCGCTATCGCGGAGCCATGTCGGACGCAGGGTTCACCCTGCTGGACGGCGAACATCCGATCGTCCCGGTCATGCTGGGCGACGCCAAGCTGGCGCAGGATTTCGCGGCTCGGGCGCTGGAGCTGGGCGTCTATGTGATCGGCTTCAGCTTCCCCGTCGTGCCGCGCGGCCAGGCCCGCATCCGCACGCAGATGTCAGCGGCGCATAGCTTCGATCAGATCGACCGGACGGTCGAAGTGTTCACTCAGGCGGGACGGGAACTGGGCGTCATTTAG